A genomic segment from Bombus affinis isolate iyBomAffi1 chromosome 13, iyBomAffi1.2, whole genome shotgun sequence encodes:
- the LOC126923566 gene encoding cilia- and flagella-associated protein 221-like isoform X2, whose amino-acid sequence MDMDIFDQTQYCIDKTKKKNIHKFGEESNNGILSVVPSKLKFNFDFGNFKVQEKTVEITNFFVKPCPIRFLPMETHYFRFKDIYQRTWLNPGSVFKMNILFIPDENRDYNDTLKILYYNDQTTQIKIYAEMATKFSFPTIVNFGHVPLGRTVCYNIPIHSHAEKDFSFTIIPFNGGSCVDVYPRWGHIKSKQNPTIIAIIYRPLRYISMNFEIRIFISDLCKSPHIINFYAYTRPGLLRTVGCIFISNYGAKSTKTERIFGKSRKSLSRK is encoded by the exons ATGGATATGGATATATTTGACCAAACGCAATACTGTATAgataaaactaaaaaaaaaaatatacataaatttgGAGAGGAATCAAATAATGGCATATTAAGCGTAGTACCctcgaaattgaaatttaattttgatttcGGAAATTTTAAAGTTCAAGAGAAAACGGTAGAAATTACGAACTTTTTTGTTAAACCGTGTCCCATTCGATTTTTACCAATGGAAACTCATTATTTCAGGTTTAAAGATATCTATCAG AGAACATGGCTCAATCCTGGATCTGTTttcaaaatgaatattttatttatacctGATGAAAATAGAGATTATAATGACActttaaaaatactttattaCAATGATCAAACAacgcaaataaaaatttacgcgGAAATGGCGACCAAATTTTCCTTTCCTACTATTGTGAATTTTGGACATGTACCACTTGGTCGAAC GGTTTGCTACAATATACCAATACATTCCCACGCAGAGAAAGATTTTTCTTTCACTATTATACCATTTAACGGAGGATCGTGTGTCGACGTTTATCCTCGCTGGG GTCACATAAAATCAAAGCAGAATCCTACAATAATTGCGATTATTTATAGGCCTCTTAGATATATAAGTATGAAttttgaaattcgaatattcatATCTGATCTATGCAAAAGTCCAcatattataaatttctatGCCTATACTCGACCAGGTCTTTTACG GACCGTTGGGTGTATTTTTATCTCAAACTATGGAGCAAAAAGCACAAAAACTGAAAGAATTTTTGGTAAAAGTAGAAAATCGCTATCGAGAAAATGA
- the LOC126923549 gene encoding protein MMS22-like isoform X2 yields the protein MDFCLTFNCNGKVNLNDWELDKNGLFSRGEVEKVLYPQDECLSSETNIQLFNYTVPFTTALLDLKHFNKCMNMQLKILSRHETHNQVLSSKADDIDFYYVRCIISEFILYIRIYLNSIKGNYQSLQVINENIEEEFNELFVIIKHFLERIHNIPDTTFHYAPSKLGNQCTQPEYHMYHMHIELRWFFISLMYTKDIYSQYSIENHLDEFENVQAMIINDLIYISLKIFETMPLTQVQQKTPYNCTCIRELWLMLQIFIDSLSDRMKSKSFWEYINECINRLLNRNVSNNNKDFLTLCKNSELFCLWIVHHLSLLYGYNSDGIYLGSKCSRIRPNYEQVERILKTYISKGGKDGERDEIDEELCIMIPLLNTIVTNWWHPQVSIISLLWDCFHKRLDEPFLLQVSGPWTLSVEKKTTMDLLKQVKDRISNIECIKESSYGMFLRLLGSFLRINYNNNDTKHWNQIKGRIYSKFSKGKVEEFSTTGLYNFLSLFLTLAVTADTTNVCSVMLDLLPLSKEYNNENGKKHNLIWKGKLAVLLLYNDLKLNLANIASLYINTVNIICCRKDDISRIMMNNFIDVFSTILSSTNIGLGKYLLFSGWIDRYLLECSNKMVGTLMKVLINVFESCIYLAKTSNTGDVEQMLDALWCYVASRVRQLVFDPALTNVHFEDISKLAVLFTLEALKNPATAKKYKHSATTLFQHFASSVIVKDIRITRHYLTLILKQDQAIQDLKKEIKNFDTIIIQAWIKCSIIGHDTNRNEIKVLQNYILQLEDIQKIFETSNDIQEFQNNDESILMFIMHSMKKRSTLKTEQERIQYDIKWRLYFNHLEKWILLPIMEETKDSELALWIYRCIGTLILCTSIMLYSKNQPNNIFRTLLNKTILSVEHNFLKNLGKKTFSMILLGMETLNVKSDISLQVLIRDLFDQYMPFLIIPTTNANTFKVSDSLLKCFKDAKADYIRLIFEILMTNFFNVSNDNMMHKHFYLVMILLQNLLKDEINYACHIVESIIVICTSYIIGCYVKVHDHHPHKQQTIDFINNIIRNRYYKENNSLQDKFYNIISSSVKKSLIINQHNTFELLRSILPISTEMVQFLSPELEYTLNDLEIHRRPNAASFRYCWNQLRNLMKSNMTNH from the exons ATGGATTTTTGTTTAACTTTCAACTGTAATGGAAAAGTGAATCTTAATGATTGGGAATTAGATAAAAATGGTTTATTCTCACGAGGAGAAGTGGAGAAAGTTTTGTATCCACAAGATGAATGTCTCTCATCAGAAACGAATATACAACTTTTTAACTACACTGTGCCTTTTACAACAGCATTGTTAGATCTAAAACATTTTAACAAATGCATGAA TATGCAATTAAAAATACTCAGTAGGCATGAGACCCATAATCAAGTTTTAAGTTCGAAGGCAGATGATATAGATTTTTATTATGTAAGATGTATAATATCAgaatttattctatatattcGAATATATCTAAATAG TATTAAAGGGAATTATCAATCATTGcaagttataaatgaaaatattgaagaagaatttaatgaattattcgttataataaAACATTTCCTAGAAAGAATACATAATATTCCTGATACAACATTCCATTATGCACCCTCTAAATTAGGCAATCAG TGTACACAACCAGAATATCATATGTATCATATGCACATTGAATTAAGGTGGTTCTTCATCTCATTAAtgtatacaaaagatatatatagcCAGTATTCAATTGAAAACCATTTGGATGAATTTGAAAATGTTCAAGCAATGATTATTAATGAtctaatttatatttcattaaaaatatttgagaCG ATGCCTTTGACACAAGTACAACAGAAAACTCCATATAATTGTACTTGTATTCGTGAATTATGGCTTATGCTTCAGATATTTATTGATAGTTTATCTGATAGAATGAAATCAAAG tctTTTTGGGAGTATATTAATGAATGCATCAATAGATTATTGAACAGAAATGTATCTAATAACAATAAAGACTTTCTAACACTTTGTAAAAATTCTGAGCTATTCTGCTTATGGATTGTTCATCATCTTTCACTTTTATATGGATAcaatagtgatggaatatacttAGGATCTAAATGTTCAAgg atCAGGCCTAACTATGAGCAAGTAGAAAGAATTTTGAAAACATATATTTCTAAAGGTGGAAAAGATGGTGAACGAGATGAAATTGATGAAGAGTTATGCATTATGATACCTTTATTAAATACTATAGTTACTAATTGGTGGCACCCTCAAGTTTCAATTATTTCTCTTCTTTGGGATTGCTTTCATAAAAGATTAGACGAACCATTTCTGTTACAAGTATCTGGCCCTTGGACATTGTCGGTTGAAAA GAAAACTACTATGGATCTTCTCAAACAAGTAAAAGATAGAATTAGTAACATAGAATGTATTAAGGAATCAAGTTATGGAATGTTCTTACGTTTACTTG GATCCTTTTTacgtataaattataataacaaTGATACAAAACATTGGAATCAAATTAAAGGTCGCATTTATTCTAAATTTTCCAAGGGTAAAGTTGAAGAATTTTCAACAACTGgcttatataattttctttcattattctTAACATTAGCTGTTACTGCTGATACTACAAATGTT TGTTCAGTAATGTTAGATCTTTTACCGTTATCAAAAGAATATAATAATGAGAATGGTAAAAAACATAATTTAATTTGGAAAGGAAAACTGGCTGTTCTTCTTTTATATAATGATCTTAAACTGAACTTGGCAAATATAGCAtctttatatataaatacg GTGAATATTATATGCTGTCGCAAAGATGATATATCTCGTATAATGATGAATAATTTCATTGATGTATTTAGTACGATTTTGTCATCCACCAACATTGGATtaggaaaatatttattatttagtgGATGGATAGATCGGTATTTAttagaatgttcaaataaaatGGTAGGAACGTTAATGAAAGTGTTAATTAACGTTTTCGAAAGCTGCATTTACCTCGCTAAAACTTCTAATACAG GTGATGTAGAACAGATGCTGGACGCTTTATGGTGTTATGTTGCAAGTAGAGTTAGACAACTTGTATTTGATCCTGCTCTTACTAATGTACACTTTGAAGATATTTCAAAACTTGCTGTTTTATTTACTTTAGAAGCATTAAAAAATCCAGCAACAGCAAAAAAGTATAAGCATTCAGCTACAACTTTATTTCAGCACTTTGCATCATCAGTAATTGTTAAAGACATAAG AATTACAAGACATTATTTGACATTAATACTTAAACAAGACCAAGCAATTCAAGAtttgaagaaagaaataaaaaattttgataCAATAATTATACAA GCATGGATAAAATGTTCCATCATTGGTCATGATACAAACAGGAATGAAATAAAAgttttacaaaattatatattacaattGGAAGACATACAAAAGATTTTTGAAACATCTAATGATATTCAAGAATTTCAAAATAACGATGAATCTATTTTAATGTTTATAATGCATTCAATGAAGAAAAGAAGCACTTTGAAA ACTGAACAGGAACGAATTCAGTACGATATAAAATGGAGATTGTATTTCAATCATTTAGAAAAATGGATTCTTTTACCTATTATGGAGGAAACTAAAGATTCAGAATTGGCTTTATGGATATATAGGTGCATTGGAACACTAATTCTCTGTACTTCCATTATGTTATATTCTAAA AATCAACCAAATAACATATTCAGAACATTACTAAATAAAACTATATTGTCAGTGGaacataattttttaaagaatttggGAAAGAAGACGTTTTCTATGATACTTTTGGGTATGGAAACCCTTAATGTTAAAAGTGATATATCACTTCAAGTATTAATACGAGATCTTTTTGATCAGTACATGCCATTTTTAATAATACCAACTACTAATGCAAATACTTTTAAAGTATCTGATTCATTACTAAAATGCTTTAAAGATGCAAAGGCAGATTATATACGCTTGATATTTGAGATTTTGATGAcgaatttttttaatgtttcgaATGACAATATGATgcataaacatttttattta GTAATGATACTTTTACAAAATCTGCTTAAAGATGAAATAAATTATGCATGTCATATAGTAGAATCCATTATTGTAATTTGTACATCATATATTATTGGATGCTATGTAAAAGTTCATGACCATCATCCACATAAACAACAGACTATTgactttataaataatattattagaaatagATATTACAAAGAGAATAATTCTTTACA GGATAAgttctataatataatatctaGTTCTGTTAAAAAGtcactaataataaatcagCATAATACTTTCGAACTTTTACGTTCGATTTTACCAATATCGACTGAAATGGTACAATTTTTATCACCAGAACTTGAATATACTTTAAATGATTTGGAAATCCATCGACGCCCAAATGCGGCATCTTTTAG ATACTGCTGGAATCAGCTTCGAAATCTTATGAAAAGCAATATGACAAATCACTAA
- the LOC126923565 gene encoding high mobility group protein 20A-like, giving the protein MSESALINDVPESNGGSEQPVYNGETEEHTNKSPGCGEDKTPDSICDNGIKKNNTASAVASNTINTTNRAKKRKKVPRDATAPKQPLTGYFRFLNDRREKVRAENPTLSFAEITKLLASEWSTLPADQKQQYLDAAEQDKERYNREFSDYKQTEAYRLFSEKQSSEKQQENKKERNGTDINSEQNDIQQDKDNDFTGFDIPIFTEEFLDHNKACEAELRQLRKATSDYEAQNAVLQRHVDSLYAAVNRLESETNQQHTTNQALQRHLDSLRSQLASCFASVPLPGTNEGATLQNIDNYVERLESLLTGNVEQSLRNAVRNAVSRLELIG; this is encoded by the exons atgagtGAAAGTGCACTAATTAATGATGTGCCTGAAAGTAATGGTGGATCAGAACAACCTGTTTACAATGGAGAAACTGAGGAACATACAA ACAAATCACCTGGATGCGGAGAAGATAAAACACCTGATTCGATATGTGATAatggaattaaaaaaaataatacagCCTCTGCTGTTGCAAGTAATACTATCAATACAACTAATAGAgctaaaaagaggaagaaagttCCAAGAGATGCCACTGCCCCTAAGCAACCTTTAACTGGTTATTTCAG ATTTTTAAATGATCGACGAGAGAAAGTAAGGGCTGAAAACCCTACTCTATCATTTGCTGAAATCACAAAACTCCTTGCTTCAGAATGGAGTACTCTACCTGCTGATCAAAAACAGCAATATTTAGATGCAGCAGAGCAGGATAAAGAACGATATAATCGTGAATTTAGTGATTATAAACAGACAGAAGCATACCGATTATTCAGCGAAAAACAATCTTCAGAAAAAcaacaagaaaataaaaaggaaagaaatggaACTGATATAAATTCAGAGCAAAAT GATATTCAACAGGATAAAGATAATGACTTCACAGGTTTTGATATACCTATTTTTACAGAGGAATTTTTGGATCATAATAAAG CATGTGAAGCTGAGTTAAGACAATTAAGGAAAGCTACATCAGATTATGAAGCTCAGAATGCAGTGCTGCAACGACATGTAGACAGTTTGTATGCAGCTGTAAATCGTTTAGAATCTGAAACAAACCAACAACACACGACTAATCAAGCTTTACAGCGTCATTTGGATTCTCTTCGTTCACAATTAGCAAGTTGTTTTGCTTCAGTACCTCTACCAG ggACGAACGAAGGGGCAACATTACAAAATATTGATAATTACGTTGAAAGACTTGAATCGTTACTGACTGGCAATGTCGAACAATCTTTGCGAAATGCTGTGCGTAACGCTGTATCTCGCCTTGAATTAATTGGATGA
- the LOC126923549 gene encoding protein MMS22-like isoform X1, with translation MDFCLTFNCNGKVNLNDWELDKNGLFSRGEVEKVLYPQDECLSSETNIQLFNYTVPFTTALLDLKHFNKCMNMQLKILSRHETHNQVLSSKADDIDFYYVRCIISEFILYIRIYLNSIKGNYQSLQVINENIEEEFNELFVIIKHFLERIHNIPDTTFHYAPSKLGNQCTQPEYHMYHMHIELRWFFISLMYTKDIYSQYSIENHLDEFENVQAMIINDLIYISLKIFETMPLTQVQQKTPYNCTCIRELWLMLQIFIDSLSDRMKSKSFWEYINECINRLLNRNVSNNNKDFLTLCKNSELFCLWIVHHLSLLYGYNSDGIYLGSKCSRIRPNYEQVERILKTYISKGGKDGERDEIDEELCIMIPLLNTIVTNWWHPQVSIISLLWDCFHKRLDEPFLLQVSGPWTLSVEKKTTMDLLKQVKDRISNIECIKESSYGMFLRLLGSFLRINYNNNDTKHWNQIKGRIYSKFSKGKVEEFSTTGLYNFLSLFLTLAVTADTTNVVSFEYNYCHPLPKVMYVKIDKRFIVNFLQCSVMLDLLPLSKEYNNENGKKHNLIWKGKLAVLLLYNDLKLNLANIASLYINTVNIICCRKDDISRIMMNNFIDVFSTILSSTNIGLGKYLLFSGWIDRYLLECSNKMVGTLMKVLINVFESCIYLAKTSNTGDVEQMLDALWCYVASRVRQLVFDPALTNVHFEDISKLAVLFTLEALKNPATAKKYKHSATTLFQHFASSVIVKDIRITRHYLTLILKQDQAIQDLKKEIKNFDTIIIQAWIKCSIIGHDTNRNEIKVLQNYILQLEDIQKIFETSNDIQEFQNNDESILMFIMHSMKKRSTLKTEQERIQYDIKWRLYFNHLEKWILLPIMEETKDSELALWIYRCIGTLILCTSIMLYSKNQPNNIFRTLLNKTILSVEHNFLKNLGKKTFSMILLGMETLNVKSDISLQVLIRDLFDQYMPFLIIPTTNANTFKVSDSLLKCFKDAKADYIRLIFEILMTNFFNVSNDNMMHKHFYLVMILLQNLLKDEINYACHIVESIIVICTSYIIGCYVKVHDHHPHKQQTIDFINNIIRNRYYKENNSLQDKFYNIISSSVKKSLIINQHNTFELLRSILPISTEMVQFLSPELEYTLNDLEIHRRPNAASFRYCWNQLRNLMKSNMTNH, from the exons ATGGATTTTTGTTTAACTTTCAACTGTAATGGAAAAGTGAATCTTAATGATTGGGAATTAGATAAAAATGGTTTATTCTCACGAGGAGAAGTGGAGAAAGTTTTGTATCCACAAGATGAATGTCTCTCATCAGAAACGAATATACAACTTTTTAACTACACTGTGCCTTTTACAACAGCATTGTTAGATCTAAAACATTTTAACAAATGCATGAA TATGCAATTAAAAATACTCAGTAGGCATGAGACCCATAATCAAGTTTTAAGTTCGAAGGCAGATGATATAGATTTTTATTATGTAAGATGTATAATATCAgaatttattctatatattcGAATATATCTAAATAG TATTAAAGGGAATTATCAATCATTGcaagttataaatgaaaatattgaagaagaatttaatgaattattcgttataataaAACATTTCCTAGAAAGAATACATAATATTCCTGATACAACATTCCATTATGCACCCTCTAAATTAGGCAATCAG TGTACACAACCAGAATATCATATGTATCATATGCACATTGAATTAAGGTGGTTCTTCATCTCATTAAtgtatacaaaagatatatatagcCAGTATTCAATTGAAAACCATTTGGATGAATTTGAAAATGTTCAAGCAATGATTATTAATGAtctaatttatatttcattaaaaatatttgagaCG ATGCCTTTGACACAAGTACAACAGAAAACTCCATATAATTGTACTTGTATTCGTGAATTATGGCTTATGCTTCAGATATTTATTGATAGTTTATCTGATAGAATGAAATCAAAG tctTTTTGGGAGTATATTAATGAATGCATCAATAGATTATTGAACAGAAATGTATCTAATAACAATAAAGACTTTCTAACACTTTGTAAAAATTCTGAGCTATTCTGCTTATGGATTGTTCATCATCTTTCACTTTTATATGGATAcaatagtgatggaatatacttAGGATCTAAATGTTCAAgg atCAGGCCTAACTATGAGCAAGTAGAAAGAATTTTGAAAACATATATTTCTAAAGGTGGAAAAGATGGTGAACGAGATGAAATTGATGAAGAGTTATGCATTATGATACCTTTATTAAATACTATAGTTACTAATTGGTGGCACCCTCAAGTTTCAATTATTTCTCTTCTTTGGGATTGCTTTCATAAAAGATTAGACGAACCATTTCTGTTACAAGTATCTGGCCCTTGGACATTGTCGGTTGAAAA GAAAACTACTATGGATCTTCTCAAACAAGTAAAAGATAGAATTAGTAACATAGAATGTATTAAGGAATCAAGTTATGGAATGTTCTTACGTTTACTTG GATCCTTTTTacgtataaattataataacaaTGATACAAAACATTGGAATCAAATTAAAGGTCGCATTTATTCTAAATTTTCCAAGGGTAAAGTTGAAGAATTTTCAACAACTGgcttatataattttctttcattattctTAACATTAGCTGTTACTGCTGATACTACAAATGTTGTAAGTTTCGAATACAATTATTGTCATCCTCTTCCAAAAGTTATGTACGTGAAAATAGACAAAAGATTTATAGTTAACTTTTTACAGTGTTCAGTAATGTTAGATCTTTTACCGTTATCAAAAGAATATAATAATGAGAATGGTAAAAAACATAATTTAATTTGGAAAGGAAAACTGGCTGTTCTTCTTTTATATAATGATCTTAAACTGAACTTGGCAAATATAGCAtctttatatataaatacg GTGAATATTATATGCTGTCGCAAAGATGATATATCTCGTATAATGATGAATAATTTCATTGATGTATTTAGTACGATTTTGTCATCCACCAACATTGGATtaggaaaatatttattatttagtgGATGGATAGATCGGTATTTAttagaatgttcaaataaaatGGTAGGAACGTTAATGAAAGTGTTAATTAACGTTTTCGAAAGCTGCATTTACCTCGCTAAAACTTCTAATACAG GTGATGTAGAACAGATGCTGGACGCTTTATGGTGTTATGTTGCAAGTAGAGTTAGACAACTTGTATTTGATCCTGCTCTTACTAATGTACACTTTGAAGATATTTCAAAACTTGCTGTTTTATTTACTTTAGAAGCATTAAAAAATCCAGCAACAGCAAAAAAGTATAAGCATTCAGCTACAACTTTATTTCAGCACTTTGCATCATCAGTAATTGTTAAAGACATAAG AATTACAAGACATTATTTGACATTAATACTTAAACAAGACCAAGCAATTCAAGAtttgaagaaagaaataaaaaattttgataCAATAATTATACAA GCATGGATAAAATGTTCCATCATTGGTCATGATACAAACAGGAATGAAATAAAAgttttacaaaattatatattacaattGGAAGACATACAAAAGATTTTTGAAACATCTAATGATATTCAAGAATTTCAAAATAACGATGAATCTATTTTAATGTTTATAATGCATTCAATGAAGAAAAGAAGCACTTTGAAA ACTGAACAGGAACGAATTCAGTACGATATAAAATGGAGATTGTATTTCAATCATTTAGAAAAATGGATTCTTTTACCTATTATGGAGGAAACTAAAGATTCAGAATTGGCTTTATGGATATATAGGTGCATTGGAACACTAATTCTCTGTACTTCCATTATGTTATATTCTAAA AATCAACCAAATAACATATTCAGAACATTACTAAATAAAACTATATTGTCAGTGGaacataattttttaaagaatttggGAAAGAAGACGTTTTCTATGATACTTTTGGGTATGGAAACCCTTAATGTTAAAAGTGATATATCACTTCAAGTATTAATACGAGATCTTTTTGATCAGTACATGCCATTTTTAATAATACCAACTACTAATGCAAATACTTTTAAAGTATCTGATTCATTACTAAAATGCTTTAAAGATGCAAAGGCAGATTATATACGCTTGATATTTGAGATTTTGATGAcgaatttttttaatgtttcgaATGACAATATGATgcataaacatttttattta GTAATGATACTTTTACAAAATCTGCTTAAAGATGAAATAAATTATGCATGTCATATAGTAGAATCCATTATTGTAATTTGTACATCATATATTATTGGATGCTATGTAAAAGTTCATGACCATCATCCACATAAACAACAGACTATTgactttataaataatattattagaaatagATATTACAAAGAGAATAATTCTTTACA GGATAAgttctataatataatatctaGTTCTGTTAAAAAGtcactaataataaatcagCATAATACTTTCGAACTTTTACGTTCGATTTTACCAATATCGACTGAAATGGTACAATTTTTATCACCAGAACTTGAATATACTTTAAATGATTTGGAAATCCATCGACGCCCAAATGCGGCATCTTTTAG ATACTGCTGGAATCAGCTTCGAAATCTTATGAAAAGCAATATGACAAATCACTAA
- the LOC126923566 gene encoding cilia- and flagella-associated protein 221-like isoform X1 has protein sequence MDMDIFDQTQYCIDKTKKKNIHKFGEESNNGILSVVPSKLKFNFDFGNFKVQEKTVEITNFFVKPCPIRFLPMETHYFRFKDIYQRTWLNPGSVFKMNILFIPDENRDYNDTLKILYYNDQTTQIKIYAEMATKFSFPTIVNFGHVPLGRTVCYNIPIHSHAEKDFSFTIIPFNGGSCVDVYPRWGHIKSKQNPTIIAIIYRPLRYISMNFEIRIFISDLCKSPHIINFYAYTRPGLLREKLGTIEAKIKSKIQQKNISTTFCKGAKPISVKKNKPKYLKESTMKFTSSEKLLLKQCYFPLYTLHAVNCILNLKIRKLFNEYELKG, from the exons ATGGATATGGATATATTTGACCAAACGCAATACTGTATAgataaaactaaaaaaaaaaatatacataaatttgGAGAGGAATCAAATAATGGCATATTAAGCGTAGTACCctcgaaattgaaatttaattttgatttcGGAAATTTTAAAGTTCAAGAGAAAACGGTAGAAATTACGAACTTTTTTGTTAAACCGTGTCCCATTCGATTTTTACCAATGGAAACTCATTATTTCAGGTTTAAAGATATCTATCAG AGAACATGGCTCAATCCTGGATCTGTTttcaaaatgaatattttatttatacctGATGAAAATAGAGATTATAATGACActttaaaaatactttattaCAATGATCAAACAacgcaaataaaaatttacgcgGAAATGGCGACCAAATTTTCCTTTCCTACTATTGTGAATTTTGGACATGTACCACTTGGTCGAAC GGTTTGCTACAATATACCAATACATTCCCACGCAGAGAAAGATTTTTCTTTCACTATTATACCATTTAACGGAGGATCGTGTGTCGACGTTTATCCTCGCTGGG GTCACATAAAATCAAAGCAGAATCCTACAATAATTGCGATTATTTATAGGCCTCTTAGATATATAAGTATGAAttttgaaattcgaatattcatATCTGATCTATGCAAAAGTCCAcatattataaatttctatGCCTATACTCGACCAGGTCTTTTACG AGAAAAATTGGGGACCATCGAAGCaaaaataaaaagcaaaatacAGCAGAAAAATATTAGCACAACTTTTTGCAAAGGAGCAAAACCAATTTCCGTAAAGAAAAATAAAccgaaatatttaaaagaatctACTATGAAATTCACAAGTTCcgaaaaacttttattaaaACAATGTTATTTCCCCCTTTACACATTGCACGCTGTCAACTgtattttaaatttgaaaattcgaaaattatttaacgaatatgaattaaagggttag